From the Poseidonibacter antarcticus genome, the window AAATACTTAACGTATTTCTCAAAATAAAAAGAAACTTCTTCACTAATCATTTCTTCGTCTTCAACATAAAGAACAGTAATGTTACTTAATAATGTTTTATTTATTTTTTTCAAAGCTACTTCTTTATGAATTATTTATTTTTTCTTCAAAGTATACAATTATCAAACTTTATAATAGAATAATTAGTTATATTCTTTAAATAAAGGGAGCATTACAGTGAACTCTGCACCATATTTTGTATTATTTACATATAAAATTCCATTCATATTCTTTTCTATAATTATCTTAGACATATATAATCCAATCCCCGTTCCTTTACCTTCTTCTTTAGTTGTAAAATATGGATCAAAAATTTTATTCATAATAGATACAGGTATTCCGCCTCCATTATCTCTTATAATAATATATCCATGAGTTTTAGATTTTTTAGTTTCTAATGAAACTTTTCCATCACTTATACCTTTTTCAACAATTGCATCTTTCGAATTTGATAAGATATTTAAAATTACTTGCGAGAATTCATTTGGGTATCCAAAAACTCTGATATCATTTCCAAAAGTATATTCTATAATTATATTTTTATGTACAAAAGTTGAACCAATTAATTTTAAGGAATTTTGTATTGAAACATCTAAACTGAATTCTGTAATCTCTTTATTAGCTTTAAAGAAATTTCTAAAATCATCAATTGTTTTAGACATAGATGAAGTTAATAAATTTGCTTTAGAAACAGACTTCTGCATAAATTTATCATCTAACTCTTCCATCATATAACTCAATTGTATATTTTGGATTACTAAGCCTAAAGCATTTAATGGCTGTCTCCATTGATGTGCTATATTTCCAATCATTTCTCCCATAGAGGCAAGTTTTGATTGTTGAATAAGAAGTTGTTCTTGTTTTTGTCTTTTTTGAATTTCATCTTGAACAATACTTTCAAGATTATTGTTCAGTTCTTCTAGTTGTTTAGATTTACTTTCTAATTCATCAGTTCTTTTTTTTACTCTATTTTCTAATTCATTATGAGAGTTTTTCAATTCTACTTGAGATTTTTCTAAACTATCAATCATTTTATTAAAGGTAATTGATAATTTTCCGATTTCATCATTTGTTTCAACACTAACTCTTTTTGATAAATCACCATTGTAAATTTTTTCTGAGACCTCTTCTAATTTTACAATTGGTTTTGAAACCATTTTAGCAATAATAAAAGAAACTATTAACATAGTAATTAAAACAATAATCGATAAAATAAGAAATTGTTTATACATACTATTAATTTTCTCATTATATTCATCTAATGATAATTCAAAATCTATCCAACCCCAGTGAATTGAAGAAAGATAAATCGGATATGAATATTTAAAAACATTTTCATTTACTGAATTTGAATATTCAATTTTATACTCTTCTTTTTTTATAATATTTTCATCTTTAAGCTTGTTTTTTATAACATTTTCTTTTAATTCCCATTTTTTCTCTTGAATTATTAAATCATTACCATTTCTTCGTGAAAGAGTTAGTTGTTTAATATCCTTATTTACTTGAACAAAATCATAAATAAATTCAAGTATTTTTACTTCATCATTGACAATCATAAAATCCGTATTAACAAAAACTATAGAATCAGCCATACTTTTTGCTTTTGATTCAATGGTATCAAGAATTGATTTTTGTTGTAATCGTGTAGCTTCATAAGAAAATATACTTAAAACAAAAAAAATTGCCATCAAAATCAATATAAAAACTTTTAAAAATAAAGTATTTTTAATATTCATTTATATTTCTTTTGTAACATAAAATATTCATTATAATATTTATCTAAATTTTTTAAATAGTCATCATTGACTCTAAATAAAGAATTGAATTTTAATAAAGCAATAATATGTTGACTTCCTTTTATTTCATTTAAGTCTTTACTTAATTTAAAAAATGATTCGATAGATAATTTATTTATATCTTTGCGGAACAAACCAATAAAAGGAATATGAATTTTTTCTGATTTTTGAACAATTTCTAATTTTTTACTAATTGTAGGATTTAATTCTGAAATAATATCCCAAGTTTTTTTTCTTACAATTGCAAAATCTGATTTATTAAAAAATACATTTAATATAGCAGTTGATTCTTTTTTTTTCTCTAATATTCTTTTTGTTATTTTTTTTGATGATTTTTTATTACTAATAAGAGAATTTTTATCTAACCAAACTGAAGCACCAATATTACCTTTTTTCAAAGATATTGTTTTCCCTTTTATATCTTTGAAATTTTTAGCATTTAAAGATTTTTTTGCAATTAAATAATATTGTGAATATTTATCATCAAGCATATTTAATGCCCAGAAATTATCGCATGTTTCTAGAATATCTTTTTTATTTTTGAAAAAAAATGGTAAATCTAGGACTACCATATCTAGTTCATTATTCTTTAATGCATTATATAAAGAATCTGAATTATCATAAAATTCAATATTTAATTTACCTTCATATCTTACAGCTACATCTTCAAGCCAAACTTTTAATGCAACTCTTGCATCTTTAAATGATGATAATAATGTACCTTCTGAAAGAAATCCAAATCGTGATTCAAACTTATTTTCTGCTTGTAATGATAAGGATATAGTAAATATAAGTAATAATTTAATTAAATTATTCATAGCTTACCTATTGTTTTATTTCTATTAAGTATAGCAAAAATAATATAATTAAAAGAGGTAAAAAAGTTTTTACCTCTTTAATAATTTATTTAGTCGATTTTTGGTTTATCGTCTTCTTCTTTTACATCTTCTGCATCTTTATCTAATGCATCACTATGTAAATCTTCTTCTTCAAAAATAGTTCCACCATTTTCTTTAATGATTTCACGAACTCTCTGTCCTGAGATAACTTCAATATCTAACAATTCAGCTGTCATTTGTTCAATTGCATTATTGTTGTCTTTTAAAGATTGAAGAACAATTGCATATCTTTCATTTAAAATAGTTTTAACATGCTCATCTAAATTTTTAGCCATATCATCAGAGAAATCTTTTTGTGTTTGTCCACCTAAGAATTGATTTTGTCTTTTTTCTAAAACCATAAGTCCAGCAACATCACTCATACCATAAATAGTAGCCATAGATTTAATAATATCAGTAGCTCTTTCAAGGTCATTTCCAGCACCTGTAGAAATTTCATGAATAAACACTTCTTCAGCTGCACGTCCACCTAATAATGTATCAACTTCAGCTATTAACTCATGTTTTTGCATTAAGTATTTATTTTCTTCAGGAGTATTAAGTGTATATCCTAAAGCTGCCATACCTCTTGGAACAATAGATACTTTATTTACTTTTTTAGCACCTTTAGTAATTTCTGCAATAAGTGCATGTCCTGATTCATGATAAGCTACAATTCTTCGCTCTTTTGGAGAAATTCTTCTTGATTTTTTCTCTAAACCAGCTATTTGTCGCTCAACTGCTTCTTTGAAATCTTCATAATTAACTTCTTCTTTATTAGCACGTCCTGCTAATAATGCAGCTTCATTAACAATATTTGCTAAATCTGCACCAGCAAGTCCAGCTGTCATACGTGCTACTTCAACTAAATCTACATCTTTTCCAACTTTTACATTTTTAATATGTACATTTAATATTTCTTTTCTACCTTCAAAATCAGGTTTATCAACTAGCACTTGTCTATCAAATCTTCCTGGTCTTAAAAGTGCAGGATCTAGTACTTCTGGTCTATTTGTTGCAGCTAATACAATAACAGGAGCTTCTTCTGTAGCAAAACCATCCATTTCAGCTAGTAATTGATTTAGAGTTTGTTCTCTTTCATCATTACCACCCATTGGTCCACCACTAGCTCTACTTTTACCAATTGCATCAATTTCATCAATAAAGATAATTGCAGGTGCAACTTTTTTAGCTTGTTCAAATAAATCTCTTACTCTTGATGCTCCAACTCCTACAAACATTTCAATGAATGCAGAACCAGATACAGATAAAAACTCAACATCTGCTTCACCAGCAACTGCTTTTGCAAGTAATGTTTTACCAGTTCCTGGAGGTCCTACTAAAAGAACACCTTTAGGAATTTGAGCTCCTAATTTAACATATCTATCAGGATTTCTTAAAAATTCAACTACTTCTTGAACTTCTTCTTTTGCTTCTTTATTTCCAGCCATATCATCAAAAGTAACATTTGGTTTTTCAGAATTAATCATCTTTTTAGATGATCCAATTCCTAGAAGACCTCCGCCTCCTCCACCCATAGATTTTGACATTCTTTTTGCAATAAACATCCAAATAGCAAAGAATATAAAAATAGGTAAAACCCATCCAAATAAAATATCTGCTAAGACATTTTCTTCATTGATACCACCATAATTAATTCCACTTTTTTCTAAAGTAGGAACTAATGTTTCATCTGGAATAACTCTTCTTGCAGTATACGTTGTAACTTGACCAGAACCTGATTTTGAAACTGCTTTAATTTGAGTATTACCAATTCCCACATACTCAATTTTTCCAGAAGTAATTAATTTCTTTAAATCTGAATATGGAATATTTTGATTTTTTGCTTGAGAATTAAATGGTGTTACACCATTATTCGTACTACTTCCCATTTGATCTTCAGGGAATAATGCTTTAAAAGCAAAAATAGTAACTATTGAAAAAATTACAAATACTAATAATGGATTATTGTTAAAAAAATTGTTGTTATTATTATCATTGTTTTGTTTATCGTTCATAAACTAGAACTCCTTATTATTTTTAAATACAACTGTAACCCATTCATTTTTATGAATAAGTTCTAATTGTTCTAAATCTTTAAATTTATTTAATACTCTATCAATATGCTTATCTAAAATACCTGAAATGATTAGTATTCCATTATCATTTAAGCAATTTTTTAAATCTTTTGAAATCATTGCCAATACATCTGCAACAATATTTGCTATTACTACATCATATTTTTTAACTGCTTTATTAGCTGAACCAATCCAAGAATTTTCAAAATCTACTGCATTTAATTTAAAATTACTAGCAGTATCTTTAATACAAACATCATCAGTATCACAAATATCAACATTACAGTTTTTCTTTGCTGCTGCTATTGCTAAAATTCCACTTCCTGTACCTACATCTAAAACATTTGATTTTTCAGCCACATATTTATCAATAGCTTCAATACAAGATGAAGTTGTTTCATGATGACCTGAGCCAAAAGAGAGTGCTGGATCAATTATAATATCAATTTTTCCATCTCTTTTTTCTTCCCATGATGGGCGAATATAGAAATTACCAATTTCAACTGATTTTACAGATTGTTGGTATTGTTTTATCCAGTCTATGTTTTCTTTTTTTTCATGTGAAGTTTTACATTCAATGTTTAAAGCTTCTGCAAACTGTTTAATACCCTCTTGTACATCACTTAAATCTTCTTCACTTCTTGCAATTAAAGAGCCATCAAGCTCTTCAATTGCGTTATTTGTTAAAGACGTAAGCAAGTCTAAAAAAAGTTCGTAATTTTTATTTGGTTTAATTATTAATTCAAAATAGTATTCAGACAAATATTTCCTTTTTTTTTAACTATATAAAATTTAATTATTTTATCTAAATTACATTATATATAATATTAAGAAGGATCAAAAAAGCTTTCTATCATATCTCTCATTACTTTTGCATCAGAAATTTTATTTATAATATCTCTGAATTCATGAGCTCCCGTATAACCTTTTGAGTAAGAATGTAATAGTTTTCTAAACATTATAGCACCGTGATCACCATGAAATTTTAATGTTGCATCAAAATGCTCTAAAACTATCTGTTTTTTTAAACTTTCAGATATATCTTTATCTTCAATTTGCTGTTTTAGTTGATGAAATATCCAAGGTCGACCAATAGCCCCACGACCAATCATAACACCATCAGCTTTTGTATATTCCAATACTTCTTTAGCTTTTGCATAATCTTTAATATCACCATTTGCAAAAACTGGAATAGAAATAGCTTCTTTCATAGCTTTGATTGCATCATAATCTACAGGAGCTTTATATTTACCTGCTCTTGTTCGTCCATGAACAGAAACAAAATCAACACCACAGGCTTCAACAGCTTTGCCAATTTCTACTGGTATTTTTTCATTTACACCTAGTCTTACTTTTGCACTTGTATATTGTTTTGTAGAATATTTTTTAACAGTTGATAGAATCATTTCAAGTTTTTTTAAATCACCTAAAAGATTTGAACCAGATCCATGAGAAAAAACTTTAGGAGCAGGACATCCACAGTTTAAATCTATTCCGTCTATTCCCTCTATATCATTTAAAAGTAAAACTGCATCTCTAACTAATTCAGGAGTATTTCCTGCAATTTGAACAATATAAGGATCCTCACTAGGAGATTTTTCAATCATTTTAAGAGTTTTTTCAGATTTGTAAACTAAAGCATTAGAAGAAATCATTTCAGAAATTGTAATATCTGCACCAAATTTTTTTACTACAGATCTAAACGGTAAGTCAGTATAACCAGCAAGTGGTGCCAACACCATTAAGGGTTGGCTAAAATCAATTTTCTTTCTCATTTATTTATAAGAAATAGATTCTAAATCGTAATGTTTACCAGCATCTTTTAAATCTAAAAGTGCTTTAAACGATGAATATTCACCCTCAGGTGTAGTATCAACAATTTCTCTAACTTTGTCAATCATTTCATATTCAAATAATACATGTAAATATGCAGGAGTTGATGCATCTATTTCTGTACTTAATTTTTCAAATAGTTCAATAATTTGATCAGGTTGTAAAATAGCTTCATAATTTTTTGCAAGTGCTATATAATCTTCAGTTGTATAATCTAAATCTTTTACTATCTTAGAAATTTCTTCTGATGTAAATCCAAAGTCATTATTAGCAGCATCTTTTTCAAATAATCTTTTTGCTAAGTCTTTATCTAGTTTAATATTTTTATATAATTTTTTTATAGTTGTCATTGACTTTTCATTTAATACATTAATAAAAGCTTGTCTAACTATATTAGGAGCATAATTTTCAACTTTTTTAAGAACTTCAACTGAAAAATCAATTTGATCATTAACTTTATTAAGTAAATTCTGATTTGCTAATTCTGACATTTCACTTATTTTTAATGATTTATCAACTACATGTTTCCCTGCTTTTATATCTTGGATAGCTGCGATTAAGTTGTTTAATTCAGCATCTGAAGAAGAAAATGTAGAATCATTTACTGTTAATTTCAATTGAGAAATTATAGATGACAATTCTTTGAAAGCTTTAGTTTTAAATCTTTTTGGAGGATTTTTTTCTAATAAATTTGATTTAATTAGAGTTATCATTGTCTCTTTATCTTTATTTATTGCTCTTTGTCTAAATATATTAATTAAACCATAAAATAGAATATGCCCTATTGTTGCAATAAATAAAATTACTAATGGAAGTATAATCCAAACTGCTACTGGTAAAAGTACTGAGATATCAAGAATTGTAACTTTATAATCTCCTAACTCTAAACTAAATGCATATCCATAAATTATACCAATGAATAATACTGAAAAAACAATATATTTTTTAAAACCCATAATTAAATCCTTTTTACTATTTTTCTACTTCGTAAATCTCTCTACACGGTGTACAAAACTTTGCGAATGGCTTAGCTCTTAATCTACCAATTGCAATTGATTCATCACACATTTCACAAACACCATAAGTTCCTTCTTGAACTCTTTTTAATGCTTCTTCAATCTCAGCTAATTCTTTAACTTGTTGGCTTGCAATAATACCTTCTTTAAAACTATCACTCGATATTTCAGCATAATCATATTCATCTCTACATTCAGAAGATTTAAAAGAATCCATACTATCCTTACTTCCTTGTAAATGTTTTATAATTAATTCTTTTTTATCTAATAAGATTTGTTTTAATTCTTCAACTTGTTTCCCGTTAGCCACATTATACCTTTATAATTAAAATTTTGCCATTATACAAAAATATTAATAAATTACTTATGATATGGGTGGTTATTTTTAATACAAAGCCCCCTGAATATCTGTTCAGTCAAGACAATATTGGCTATTTTATGTGCCATTGTTAAATCACTTAATGATATTATACTATCACATTTCTTTAAAAATTCTCTCTTGAAGCCAAAAGCACCACCAATAAAAAAATTTATTTCATTTTTACCATCTAATATTTCAGAAAAAGCATATGAATCTATTTTTTTTCCTAAAACATCTAAAGCAACATTATAACCTTTTAATAATGGTTCATATGCATCGCTATAAGATTGTTGAGCTTCTCTTTCACCAATAGATTGCGCTTTTGCAATTGTTTTATTAAATATATAATTTACTTCTACTTTTGCATATTTTGAAGACATTTTAATAAATTCTTTAATTAAATCATCAAATTGGTCTTTTGAAGGTTTTACAATTGAATAAACATTAATTTTCATAAAAACCACTCCCTACAACATTAAATGTAATATTTTTGATTTTATCATCAATTTTAACACCACCTATTGCACAAACAGGATGTTTAGAAATTTTTGATAGATATACAATATTATCACCTAAAATATTATCAACTTCTTTTGTAGTTGTATTTCTGTAAGCACCTAAACCTATCATATCAATATCTAGTTCGTTTGCTTCTAAAATCTCAATTTCATTATGAGTTGAAAGACCCAAAAGTTTATCTTTAATTTTTCTTCTTATTAATTTTATAGCTATATTCTTATCTTTATGTATTAAAGAAAAATCTTCTTGTCCTAGATGTAAACCATCACAAAATTCAATTAATTCAATTTTATCATTTATTAATATAGGAATATCTAAGTTCTCTTTTAGAAAAATCAAATTTTTTCTTTGGATTTTTATAGAAGAAACTTTATCTCTATATTGTATTAATTTTACATTTGCACTTTTACAAAGTTCTACAAATTGTTTAAGGGAAATATTTTTTTTCTGAAGTGTTTCATAATCGCATAAAACATATAATAAATTAGAAGCTTTAAGTTCAAAACCTAAAGCTTTTTCTAAATTTGATAGCATTAATTAGCTATTTCTTCTTTTTGAAACATTGTTAATAAATCAGATAAAGTTTGTTTCATCTGTGCTCTATTTACAACCATATCAATAGAACCTTTTTCAAGTAAAAATTCTGCTCGCTGGAAACCTTCTGGTAAATCAGCTCCAATAGTTTGTTTAATAACTCTTTGACCTGCAAAACCAATTAAAGCACCAGGTTCTGCCATTATAATATCACCTAAAAAAGCAAATGATGCAGAAACACCACCCATTGTAGGATCTGTTAAAATAGAAATATAAGGTAGTTTTGCATGATCTAATTTTTTTAAGGCTGCTGAAGTTTTTGCCATTTGCATTAATGCAAAAGTAGACTCTTGCATTCTTGCACCTCCTGAAGCTGATACAATAATTAAACCTTGACGTTTTTCAATAGCTCTATTTACTGCACGTACTATTTTTTCACCTTCTACTGAACCTAATGAACCACCCATAAATGAAAAGTCAAATACAACAATCTGTACTGGTATTTCATTTATTTCACATTCTCCACTTAAAACAGAAGAAGTTCTACCTGTTTTCTTCTCTGCTAATTCAACTCTTTTTTTATAAGAAGTTTTATCAACAAATTTTAAAGGATCGTTCGGTCTTAAATTCTCATCATATTCTACAAATGTACCTTGATCAGCTAAAATTTCTATTCTTCTTTTAGCTCCAATTCTCATATGAAAATTACATTTAGGACATATATTATCTTGACTTTCAACCTCTTTAAAAAACATTAAAGCGTGACATTCTGGACATTTTACCCAATGAGAAGGGGCATCCTTTTTTGTTGCTTGTTCCCTTGAAGAGCTGTCAAACGATATTTTACTAAATAAGTTTTTTAAATCCATACTAAATCCTTTTTTCTAATTCTATAAATTTTTAAATTTTTCTAATTCGTCAAGTTTTTCCCAAGGGTAATCACTTTGACCAACTTGCCCCCGCGCTGCAACATCAGCATAAAGGAAAGTTTCAGCACTTGGTTTATCTAAAGCAAATTTATCTGTAATCCATCTTGGAGTTAATGAGAAAGTATCCATTACAAATGAAGATAATTCATCATCATTTATTCTTGTATATGTACCCATTGTATCAACTGAAACAGAAGTAGGACGTGCTACTCCAATTGCATATGATATTTGAACTACAGCTTTTCCTGCAAGTCCAGCTGCAACAATATGTTTAGCTAACCATCTAGCTGCATAAAGTCCAGATCTATCAACTTTTGTATAATCTTTTGAACTTTGAGCTCCTCCACCTATTGGTGAGTAACCTCCAAAAGAATCAACAATAAGTTTTCTTCCTGTTAATCCACTATCATGTAATGATGAGTGAGATACATATCTTCCTGTTGGATTAATATGAATAATTGTATTTTCTTTGTCATACATTTCTACAGGAAGTCCTGAATCATCAATTAAACCTTGAATTAATTCTCTTACTTCTTTAATATCCATTCCTTCAACAGAAGGAGCTGAAACTACAATAGTATGAATTTTTTGAGGTTTACAATTTTCAAAATTTTCTTTTGAACCATAATCAACAGTAACTTGTGTTTTAATATCAACACCTAATTTATGATTATGAGCTAATGCATATGCGTAAACTTTATCACTTAACATTCTAGCATATGAAATAGCAGCTGGCATATAATCAGCAGTTTCAGTTGATGCGAAACCAAACATAATACCTTGATCTCCAGCACCAATATCACCTGTTGTTTGATCAACACCTTGAGAAATATCAGGGCTTTGTTGGTTTAATAAAACTTGAACATTTACATCATCAGGATGTAAACATTGCTCTTTTGTAAAAGCAGACTTTCCGTCATAACCAATTTTTGCCAAAGCATCTTTAACTAATTTTTCATAATCTTCATTACTTAATTGGCAAGTTGATTTAACTTCTCCACCAATTACTACATTTTTTCCTGCAACAAAAACTTCAGATGCAACTCTGCTGTTTTTATCTTCAATAATTAATTTATCAACAATAGTATCCGCAATAATATCTGCACATTTATCAGGATGACCTGGGCTTACTACTTCTGAAGTAAATAAATACTGTTTTTTGTTTTCCATGTTTGTTTTCCTTTAAGGTTTTCCATTTTTGTTTTCCATTATTTTTAATTACAATTTTGCTGTTAAAAAAATAACAAATACAACAGCAAGTTGAATCTATTCTACTGTAACTGATTTAGCCAAGTTTCTTGGCATATCAACATCATTTCCTAATCTAACTGATATTTCCATAGAAAATAGCTGTAAAGCTATTAACATTTCAAAAAATTCTAACATATAATGATCAGTTTTTCTAGTTTTTATAAAATCATCACTTAAATCAAATTCAAGTGGTGATATAGAACAAATTGTACTATCTCTAGCACTTAGTTCTTCAACATTGGATTTTATCTTATCATAAAGTAAATTTTCAGGCATAAGTGCAATAGTGAACAACTCAGGATCAGCTAATGCAATTGGACCGTGTTTCATTTCACCAGCAGGATAACCCTCTGCGTGTAAATATGAAATTTCTTTAAGCTTTAAAGCTCCTTCTAATGCTAAGGGATAGAAAACATCCCTACCTATAAAGAAGAAACCATGACCATGAAGGTACCTTTTAGAAAGTCTTTTTGTTTTTTCATGAATTTTATCATCAATAACTAAAGACTTTGGAACTTCTCTTAATGATTGAAGTTCACTTTGTAATTTATCACTTTGTATTACATTTTTTGCTTTTGCAAAATAAAGTGCTAACATCCATAAAACTACTGTTTGTGTAGTAAATGCCTTTGTTGATGCAACACCTTTTTCAATTCCTGCACGTGTTAAAATTGTAGCATCTGCTGTTCTTGTCATAGAAGAATTATCAACATTACAAATAACGAGTGATTTTAAACCTGCTTGTTTTGCCATTTTCAAAGCTTCTAAAGTATCAGCTGTTTCACCACTTTGGCTTATTACAATAAATAAAGTATCTTTAGTTAATAAAGGTTCTTTATATCTGAACTCACTTGCAATTTCTACATTACATTTAATTTTAGATAATCTTTCAAAAAGATATGCAGCTGTAAGTCCTGAATGATATGAAGTACCACAAGCACAAATTTTAATTTCATTTATACCTTCAATTAATGATCTATCAATTTCATCAAATGAAATTTCTTCTTCATTAAGTCGTCCAAGCATACAATCACCTACAACATTACTTTGTTCATAAATTTCTTTTTCCATAAAAAATCTAAATCCATCTTTTTGTGCATGCTGTTTTGAAGTAGGAAGAGTAGACCATGAATAATTATCATTAAAAAATTCAACGCCATTAGCACTTGCAATTCCACCAACATTATCTTCTAAATAAACAACTTTTTTTGCTAAACCAATTAGAGGAGCATCAGAAGAAGAAAATAAAACTTCATTTTCTTCCTTACCAAGTGCTACAATTAATGGAGACCCAGATTTAAAAAAGAATACTTTTGTAGGATCTACTTTTGTAATTAGAAGAATTGAAAAAGCACCTGATAATCTTTTTATTGTATCTTCAAAAGCTTTTTTTGTATTATTAATCTTATTATAATAATCTTCAAATAAATGAACAATAACTTCTGTATCCGTTTGAGATACAAAATTATGTCCTTTTTTTATTAGCTCTTCTTTTAATTCTTTATAATTCTCAATAATCCCATTATGAACAACATATGAATATTCACCTAAGTGTGGATGTGCATTTAATTCTGTTGGTTTCCCATGAGTTGCCCATCTTGTATGACCAATTCCTAAATCATAAGATTCTATTGTATTGTTAGCAGAAATCTTTTTTTCTAAATTACAAAGTTTCCCTAAGGCTTTAAATACATCTATTCTATCTTTATTTAAAACAGCAATACCAGCAGAGTCATAACCTCTGTATTCAAGCTCTTTTAAACCATTAAGTAATATTTTTGTTGTATCGTTTTTACCTATATAACCAACAATTCCACACATAAAGCAACACCTTTTTAGCAAAATTTAATCAAAGATTATATTTAAAAGTTACTAAAAAATTGCTTTGTTACTAAAATATTACTTTTAATCTAAAGATTTAAATTTCGAATCAACTCATTATGTATATGATTATTTGATGCTACAATATATTTATTTTCAAATAAAATATAATCATTTCCATCAATATTAGATACTTTTCCACCAGCTTCTTGAAGTATTATTAAACCAGCACTAACGTCCCAAGCTTTTAAATTCATTTCATAATAACCTTCATAAATTCCACGTGCAACATAACATAAATCAAGTGCTGCTGATCCTAATCTTCTAATATCTTGACATTTTGGTAAAATAATTTTCATTTTTTTCATTACATCATTTAAATCATCTTCGCATGTCCCAGATGTATAAGGGAAACCAGTTGAAAGTAATGCTTTTTGAAAAACACTTTCATCTGATACTTCTATTTTTTCACCATTACAATAAGCACCTTCTCCTACAACAGCTGTATATAATTCATCTAAAATAGGGTTATACACAATTCCAATAAATGGTTTTTTGTCTTTATATACTCCAACTGATATTGCTGTATGCGGTAATTTATTTACAAAATTTGTTGTTCCATCTATTGGGTCAACTATA encodes:
- a CDS encoding sensor histidine kinase, with the translated sequence MNIKNTLFLKVFILILMAIFFVLSIFSYEATRLQQKSILDTIESKAKSMADSIVFVNTDFMIVNDEVKILEFIYDFVQVNKDIKQLTLSRRNGNDLIIQEKKWELKENVIKNKLKDENIIKKEEYKIEYSNSVNENVFKYSYPIYLSSIHWGWIDFELSLDEYNEKINSMYKQFLILSIIVLITMLIVSFIIAKMVSKPIVKLEEVSEKIYNGDLSKRVSVETNDEIGKLSITFNKMIDSLEKSQVELKNSHNELENRVKKRTDELESKSKQLEELNNNLESIVQDEIQKRQKQEQLLIQQSKLASMGEMIGNIAHQWRQPLNALGLVIQNIQLSYMMEELDDKFMQKSVSKANLLTSSMSKTIDDFRNFFKANKEITEFSLDVSIQNSLKLIGSTFVHKNIIIEYTFGNDIRVFGYPNEFSQVILNILSNSKDAIVEKGISDGKVSLETKKSKTHGYIIIRDNGGGIPVSIMNKIFDPYFTTKEEGKGTGIGLYMSKIIIEKNMNGILYVNNTKYGAEFTVMLPLFKEYN
- a CDS encoding PhnD/SsuA/transferrin family substrate-binding protein, producing the protein MNNLIKLLLIFTISLSLQAENKFESRFGFLSEGTLLSSFKDARVALKVWLEDVAVRYEGKLNIEFYDNSDSLYNALKNNELDMVVLDLPFFFKNKKDILETCDNFWALNMLDDKYSQYYLIAKKSLNAKNFKDIKGKTISLKKGNIGASVWLDKNSLISNKKSSKKITKRILEKKKESTAILNVFFNKSDFAIVRKKTWDIISELNPTISKKLEIVQKSEKIHIPFIGLFRKDINKLSIESFFKLSKDLNEIKGSQHIIALLKFNSLFRVNDDYLKNLDKYYNEYFMLQKKYK
- the ftsH gene encoding ATP-dependent zinc metalloprotease FtsH, which codes for MNDKQNNDNNNNNFFNNNPLLVFVIFSIVTIFAFKALFPEDQMGSSTNNGVTPFNSQAKNQNIPYSDLKKLITSGKIEYVGIGNTQIKAVSKSGSGQVTTYTARRVIPDETLVPTLEKSGINYGGINEENVLADILFGWVLPIFIFFAIWMFIAKRMSKSMGGGGGGLLGIGSSKKMINSEKPNVTFDDMAGNKEAKEEVQEVVEFLRNPDRYVKLGAQIPKGVLLVGPPGTGKTLLAKAVAGEADVEFLSVSGSAFIEMFVGVGASRVRDLFEQAKKVAPAIIFIDEIDAIGKSRASGGPMGGNDEREQTLNQLLAEMDGFATEEAPVIVLAATNRPEVLDPALLRPGRFDRQVLVDKPDFEGRKEILNVHIKNVKVGKDVDLVEVARMTAGLAGADLANIVNEAALLAGRANKEEVNYEDFKEAVERQIAGLEKKSRRISPKERRIVAYHESGHALIAEITKGAKKVNKVSIVPRGMAALGYTLNTPEENKYLMQKHELIAEVDTLLGGRAAEEVFIHEISTGAGNDLERATDIIKSMATIYGMSDVAGLMVLEKRQNQFLGGQTQKDFSDDMAKNLDEHVKTILNERYAIVLQSLKDNNNAIEQMTAELLDIEVISGQRVREIIKENGGTIFEEEDLHSDALDKDAEDVKEEDDKPKID
- a CDS encoding 50S ribosomal protein L11 methyltransferase, producing MSEYYFELIIKPNKNYELFLDLLTSLTNNAIEELDGSLIARSEEDLSDVQEGIKQFAEALNIECKTSHEKKENIDWIKQYQQSVKSVEIGNFYIRPSWEEKRDGKIDIIIDPALSFGSGHHETTSSCIEAIDKYVAEKSNVLDVGTGSGILAIAAAKKNCNVDICDTDDVCIKDTASNFKLNAVDFENSWIGSANKAVKKYDVVIANIVADVLAMISKDLKNCLNDNGILIISGILDKHIDRVLNKFKDLEQLELIHKNEWVTVVFKNNKEF
- a CDS encoding tRNA dihydrouridine synthase, translated to MRKKIDFSQPLMVLAPLAGYTDLPFRSVVKKFGADITISEMISSNALVYKSEKTLKMIEKSPSEDPYIVQIAGNTPELVRDAVLLLNDIEGIDGIDLNCGCPAPKVFSHGSGSNLLGDLKKLEMILSTVKKYSTKQYTSAKVRLGVNEKIPVEIGKAVEACGVDFVSVHGRTRAGKYKAPVDYDAIKAMKEAISIPVFANGDIKDYAKAKEVLEYTKADGVMIGRGAIGRPWIFHQLKQQIEDKDISESLKKQIVLEHFDATLKFHGDHGAIMFRKLLHSYSKGYTGAHEFRDIINKISDAKVMRDMIESFFDPS